GAGCGATTGCTGTCGGCCTTCGGCCCGCGCTTGCCGCCTCCGCCCGTGCCGCCACCGCCGCCGCGGCGGCGGGAGCCGCCTTCGTCGTCGCCCTCCTTGGGCTCGGGCCAGAACTCGCCGGGGCGTACGGGCTCGTTCCAGTCGAACCACAGGCCGCGCTTGGTCAGCTCGCTGATCTCGTGGTCGGTGAGCCGGCAGACGTCGTGGGGAAACAGGTCGGCGAGGTCGGTGTCGAAGTCCGCGTACAGCGACCGCATCAACACCGCGCGCCCGTTGTCCATGACCATGATGGCGACCCCGCCCGTGCTCACCCCGTTCTCCGGATCGGCCTCGCCCTTCATGGCCCGCTCGATCGTGGAACCCTCCTGCTGGGCGTAGCGGGCCGGGATGGTCGGGACGTCGTAGGCGTTCTCCATCGTTCCTTCCGCCGCCTTGCGGGTGGCGCCGGGCGAACCCATGTTGAAGATCGTCGGCCGGCTGTTCTGGCGGAGGTTGTCCTTCATCTCGGTGGAGAAACCGTTGTGCGCGAACGGGGACTGTCCCGCCGGGTTGAAGCCGATGCCGTACTTCAGGCCGGTGACGGTGAGGTCGTCGCCGTCGGCCTGGATGAACTCGCCGAAGGTCGCGTCCTGGGCCGCGGTCATGAACTCGTCCGCGTAGACGTTCAGCTGCCGGTAGGGGCAGCGGGGGTCGCCCGGCTTGTAGTCGTGCGGCTGGCCGTCGTGCGGCCAGGGCATCTCCGCGCGGATCTCGCACAGCGCCTTCGCCGCCCGCAGGGAACGGGCCATCCACAGGGCGTGGGAGCCCTGCCGGTCGATGTAGCGACCGAGCACGGTGGTCTTCTCGTCCTTTCGGACCGTGGAGAGCCACACCACCTGGCCGTTCAGGGACTGCGCGGCCATGTTGATCGCGAAGAACTGCGTCTTGCCGCTGCGACTCACGCCGAGGATGAGGCCGTGGGCGGCGGCGTTCTTGTCGTGCTGGAACACCATGTTCTTCACCGGCTGGCCGGTGATGGTGTAGCCGCACACGTACATGCCCTTGGCGTCCGGGGTCAGCAGTTCGCGGGTGGCGGGAAAGATCGCGGACAACGGGGGCTTGTCGAAGGCGCTGATGAGGAACTCGGTGCCGTCGATCAGAACGAAGACGCAGGAGTCGTCCTCGGGGAGCTTGAGGCCGCGGCAGACCTTGGCCAGGTCGATGCGCGGGGTGGTCGTGGCGTCGGCCATCCTCGCCCGGTAGAAGGTCACCCCGCGGACCTCGTCGCGGGTGCGGTGGACCAGCTCCGAGCCGGGGGCGCCTCCCTTGGGTCCGCCGACCCTATCCGTCCAGCGCTCCTCGGGGGTCGGCTTGGTGCGACGGCGCTGGTTGGCGTCCGGGGTGATGCGCGCCTCCAGCCAGCCCGGCCCGCCCAGGCGGCCGGGCTGGACCGCGACGTCCAGCAGGACGACGTCGTGGGCGGGCACACCGAAGACGGCGGCAACCGCCGCCTCGGACAGGCCGGTGATGGGCCGTCCCGGCTCCGTAGCGCGCAGCAGGAGCGTCATGTCGTGCTGCATCCCGGGGTGCCGGGTGGCCTTGACGATGTGGGTGCGGGCCGGGCTTCCGGCTTGCTCCCACATCATCCGCGCGTCGCGGGTGAGGAGGTCGGCGCCGTCGTCGACCAGCTGCGGAGCCTCTTCCTCGACCATCTCGGGCGCCGGCTGCGGGGCCGGGGCGGCGAGGGCGGGGCGGTGGCGGCTGCGGGCGTGCCGAGAGAACGGCATCACCAGGCAGCCGGCGGCCGCCCATCCGGCGGCGAGCAACCCGTCCATCCAGTAGTGGCCGAAGCCGGTGGTGTGTCCGGCGGTGACGTCGATGGCGGCGGCCAGGACCAGCGGGGACCAGCGCAAGATCTTGCGCCCGGTGCCGGGCATGTTGCTCTTGGCGGCCAGGAACCAGCCGCCGATCCCGGCGACGCCGGCCAGCTGGACAATCTGGTGGACGGGGCTGTCGGGGTAGATGTTGGGGGCCACGGCCAGCACGGGCGTGGCGAGGGTGTAGGCGAGGCGTTCGAGCATGACACTGCGCGGCGTGGACACCAGGTTCTCCTTCGGGAACGGGGACGAGCGGCCCCGCAGAGGTGCGGGGCCGCCCGTGGCGGGGTGGGGGAGGGGAGGGGTCAGCGGTTGAAGAAGCCCGGCCGGGGAGTCTTCTCGGGCCGGTTGGAGCGGATGTCGTCCAGCGCCCCGTACAGGCGGGAGTGCGTGCGCTTGGCCTCCCAGGTGCGGTCGGCGGTCTCCTGCGCGCTGTCACACAGCTGCTTGACCTCCACGGCGGCGCCACCCAGGGCCACCGAAACCAGGTTCGTCATCACCACGAACTTGGCGTCCAGGTCGGCGTTCTCAATGTCACCGGCGACGTCATGGGTGTGAGCCGCGTTGCCCTTCATGCTGCGCCGCAGCGACTCGAGTTCGAGGCCGGCGTCGTCCATGGCCTTGCCGAGCTTCTCCAGCTTGCTCTGGACGGACTTGTAGCGGTTGTCGCCATCGGCCGGAGCCGCGGCCATGCCGGCACCGCCGGATGTGAGGTCGCTCATCAGCGGGTGTCCCCTTTCCTAGTCGTGGTGGGCGGCGGCCGACACGGACGTCAGACCGGCGTCTTCCTTGGCGTCCATGTCCTCGCCGTACACGCGGGCGACCTCGTTGGCCGCGACCCTGGCGGCCACCTTGGCGATGCCGCACTCCTCGGCGCACCGCTGCGCCTGCTCCTTCATCTCACCCGCGGTCTCGGCGAGGTCGGCAACAAGGTCGGTGACGGCGGCGGACACGTTGTGGTCCTCGGCCAGATCGGCGGCCATCTCCGCCAACGCATCGGCGACCTTGCCAAGCGCCTCCCTCAACGCCTCGGCACGCTCCCCGTCGGAGGCGGCCTTGAGGGCGGTATGCGCCATCTCCATCAGGTACTCGTCGAACGTGATGTCCGTGCGGTGTTGAGCGCTGAGATTGCCCTGCGTGGACGGCCTGCTGACCGGTGCGCTGCTCACGCTGCTCCCTTCCGTGCTGGTGGGTCGGCTGGTGCCGGGACGTTCGGTGTGCGGCTCTGGGGCGGGCGGCAGGCTCTTGACGCCGGTCGTCACCGCGGCCGGAGCGTCGGGGAGGTCGGGGACGATGTCCGCGTCGACGATGTCGTCCCCGGTGGCGGCTTCGGCGGGGCGCGGGGGGCGGCTGGGGTGATCGGGCCACTCCGCCGTCGGGGTGGGCGGCGGCCCGAACCGGCCCTCGGAAGAACGGCGTCCGCGCCGGCCTGCACGACCCGCCCGACCGGCACGGCCAGTGCGTCCCGTACGCCGGGTGCGGCCCCGGCGCCCGGTCCGGCCCGAGCCGCCGGAGCGGCGGCGGAACCGGCGGCGCTTCCTCGAACCGTCAGACGGCTCGTCACCGGCCTTGGACTCATCGCCCGCCGGGGCGGCCTTCCCATCGCCGGAGGCCCCGTCAGGGCCGTCCTTGGCGTCGGTGCTCTTGGCCTTGTCGTCGGCGTCTTTGGGCGCCTTCTCCGTGCTGGGCTTGTCGGCCGTCGCGTCGGCGCGGCGCTTGTCCCAGCGGCGTTGGGCTTCCTCGCCGATGGCCTTGCCCAGCGTGGTGCGGCCCGAATCGGGCGACGCCGCGGCTTCCCGCTTCGCCTTCCGTGCCGCTTCCCGCTCCGCCTTCTTCGCCTGGCGGTTTTGCCATTCCTGTTGCCGGTTGGCGCGCGTCTGGTCCCGGTTCTTACTCCGGTCGGCGAGGCCGGCGGAGTGGTCGGCGCTGCGGCGTTCATGGCGTCCGGTCTGTCGGGTCGCGGCGCGATCGGCGCGGCCGCGGGCTCGCTCCGCACGGGCGTTGGACGCCGGAGTGTGGTGCTGGGCTCGGCCGCCGTCGCCCTTGTGGCCACTTCCCTTGCCGGATCCGCCAGAGCCGCTGTGGGAGCCCTTCGACCCCCCGCCGGCCCCGGCGTGCCCCGAACCGGGAGAACGGCCGCCAGAGGGTCGGTCAGGGCCCTTCATGCCGCCCTTGCCGCTTCCGGCCGCCCCGGACCCCGAACGCCCGGCGCTTCCACCGGAGTTCGAGCCGCGCGACCCGGGCCCCTTCGAGCCGGGCCCCGTTCCGGCTCCCGAGCTGTTGCGAGGCCCGCCGCCACCGCTGCCGCTCCCGCTGCGCGGGGACCCGCCCCCGCCACCGGCCTTCGAGCGGCCCTTGTCCGCACCGAGCCCGGAGCTGGGCGACTTCGTGCGGTCGGCGTCGGCCTTTCCGCGTGCCGCCGCCTTGTCGCCCTTCGCTTTCATCATCGCGGCGTGGAGCTTTCCGTTCTGCTCCATCATCGCGACTTCCTGCGCGGTGCGGCCCTCCAGCAGTGCGGCCTTCCGCGCTATTTCAGCCTCGCGGAAAGGCGCTTCGCCTTCATGGTTGTACCGCGCCATTTCAAGGCGGAATTCCAACCAGTCGCCGAGACGGTCGGCGAGAGAGCGCGGCTGGACGTATTCGCCTTCCTCGTATTCGCCTTCTTCATTCGCGTATTGCGGCGGGGTGAATCCGTCCGAGCGTAATGCCGTGGCCGGGTCCGGCGCGGCCGGAATCGCCGGGAGTTCCATCGTGGTTTCTTCCGGTGATTCCGGTGCGGCGGGAATGTCCGCCGGCGGCGGAATGGTGTCGGCGAAGTCAGGGATCGGGGGCGGGGCGTATGAGGGTTCACCGCTCCATGGGCCGCGGACCAGGATCCCGTTCGGGTCGTCCACGTCGGACACGGTGCACCTCCCTCCAGAGGGCTTGACAGCGGGTGGGTCTCGTGTGCACGCGTGTGCACGTGCACGTGTGCACGCATTACGCGAGGCGAAGGCCCCGCCGGAGTCCGGCGGGGCCTTCGTTGGTGGGTGTTCAGCGGCGCGGGCCGTGCTGCTCCAGCACCTGCTCCGCGTACTGCATGAGGTGGTTCCACAGCCTCGGATCGCCGTCGGCCCGCTTGTCGATCGCGAGCTTGAAGAGGCGGCAGACACTCGTGAAACCGCGGATGACGTCGGCGCGTCCGGCCCTGACGTCCTGGGTGATTCGGGTTCGAGTCACGCGGAGCCAGAATTCCATCCGACCCAACTCACCGCGACTTTCGATTGCCCTGCGCTCCTCATCCTTCAGCCAGCTGTTCCGCCCCTGAATGGAACGCTCCGTGCTGCTGAGGGGGCGCGTCACGCCGACTCCCTGTTACTCAAGTCGTAAATCGACGCGGGGCCACCATAGCCGGAATTACGGCTGGGCGCATCCTGCTGCGGCGGACTGGGCGGGGCGGCCTGGAGCGGCGGGGCGTTCTTACGCTGCTTTTCCAGTTCCTTTTCCTTCCTTTTCTTGGCGGTATTAGCTACCACTTCGTCGTGGGCGCGGCGCTTGAATGCGCTCTTTTCCAGGCCCTTGGTGACGCCCTCGACGTGCTTGAGCACGTCCTTGAGCGCCCTTTCGACGGGCTGGGCGCGCATCCAGGCGTCGAACCAGTGATCGCCCTGGACGTGGGTGTCGCGGCAGTGGACGCGGGTCTCCAGGGCGAGGGCCTCCAGGTTCCTGCCGATGTCCAGCAGGACCCGCTGAACATCGGCCAGGTACCGGGCGGTCGCCTCCGGGCTCTGCGCCACATCGCGCAGGGGTGCGTGATTCGGGTCAGTGCTGTTCACGGCGGGTTTCCTCCTGCTGTACTGAGTGGGCTGTCGACTGCTTCCGGCAGTCGCAGCGAGGGCCAGCCCACTTCCGATGGGCTGGCCCTCACTGGTGTGTGCCGGACGGCGGGTCAGGTCAGGTGCTTGTCCGCGTCCTCGGGGCGCAGCAGGCCGGCCTGGGCGAGCAGGCGTACCGCGCGGGTGTTGTTGACGGAGAGCTTGGTGCGGGCCTGGTAGAGCGTCACGAAGCCGTTCTCGTCCCGGGGCAGGTTCTGTACGAGCGCGAGGAGTTCGGCGTCCGTCCGTACAGGCGTCCCTGTACGGTCCGCGCCCGCCGTTCCTGTGGTTCCGGTTACGGAAGAGGACGCGGTGGCTGTACCTGTACGGGCCTGCGGAATACCGTCGCCGCCGGGCTGGGTACGGACACTGATCGCGCCGGTGCGTCCCTGGACGGCCGCGCTGGCCGTACCGGTACGGCTCGCAGCCGCCGTACCTGTACGCGCCGCCCCCTCGGGGGTGGTGTGTACGCCGTATGTACGGTCGCTGTACGCCCTGGTCACCGCCGCTTCGGCCCCGCCATCGTGCGGCGGGTGCGAGGCTGGGTAGACAGGGTCCGTACCGTCCCATCGAGTGCCCATGGCGTCCGGCCGAAGCTCGTTGTGCGCGGCGTACAGGTCGTGGCCGGTGGCCTCTGTACGGCTGGACGACACGGTGTCCGTTGCGTCGGTACGCCGGTGTGTACCTGTACGGGCGGGCGTTCCGTTTCCGGCGTCCATACCGTCGTCGTGCATGAGCGTGTGGACGCGCCAGATGACGGCCACGAAGATCAGCACGACGAAGGTCGTGAGCTGCCACGGTGCGGACTGGCCGTCCTGGACGAGGTGGGCCTGTTCGGACAGGTGGTAGGTGACGTTCGCCGACGCCATCAGCAGCAGCGCGTAAGGGATGTCCTTCTTGGCCCGGAACGCGGTGACGCAGTAAACATCGATCGAGACGGGGAGCAGCGGGGCGACGTACTGGTTGATGCCGACCATGCGGGCCAGCTCGTACTCGCCGGAGGCGGCGAGCCCGACGCCGGAGGCCAACGCGACCCACGGGGCCGTCTTCCACAGCTTCTGGCCGGCCTTCTGCTGCCAGCCGTTCCAGCGGGAGCTCGCCTTCTTCGCCTCGCGGGCCTCCTCCAGGAGCCGGCGGGCGCGCGCCTCATCCGCCTTCGCCCGGTCGGTGATGCCCTTGGCCTTGCGCTCCGCCTCGGTGGTGATGCGGTCGGCTTCCTTCCGGGCGGCCTCCCGCAGCTGCGCCGCGACCGTCTTGGCTTCGTCTCGCAGCCGCTCGCGCTGCAGGTCGCACGCCCCCTTGAGCCCGGCGAGTTCGTCCGCGAGCGCCTTGCGCCGCTCAGCAGCCTGGGCGTCGAACTGGTCGGTGAGCGCGCGCAACTTCATCCGCAGCTCGGTGCGGGCCGCCTCCGCCTCGGTGTGCACGGCGGCGACGCGGGCCTCGGCCTCGCGGCGCCGGTCGTCGGCCGCCTTGACCGCGTCCGCGTACAGCGCCTCCGCCTCCGCCCGGCGGCCGTCGTACTGTTCGGCCGCCGTCGCCGCGAGCTGGACGAACCGCTCGCGGGCCTGGTCGACTTCCCGCTGCGCCGCGGCGACCAGTTCGTCGGCCTGCTTCTGGGCGCGGGCCAGGATCTGGCCGGCGTCGGTGCGGCGCTGGTCGACCAGAGTGCTGATCTCGGTGAGGTCGGCCTCCGCCAGGCGGCGAAGCTCGGCAACAGCCGTGGCCGTGGCCACGCGGTCGGTGGCGGCCAGTTCGGTGAGATCGGCAACCTGCGCGCGGGCCTGGCCCACCAGGCTCTCGGCACGGTCGCGGGCCTCCGTCAGGAGCCGGTCGGCTTCGCCACGCGCCGCCTGGAGGTCATCCGTCGCCGCCTCGCGCTGGGCGGCGGCCTCCTGGTCGGCGCCGGCGGTGATGTCCGCGGCGCGGGTCCGCGCCTCGGACATCAGCACGGCAACCTGCTCGTGCGTGTCGGCGACGGTGCGCGCGGCCGCCGTCTCAGCCTCCGCCTGGAGAGTGGCGGCCTGCTCGCGCGCGGCGTCGATGACATCCGCGGCCCGGTCCCGGGCGTCGGCGACGCGGGCCAGCGCCTCGAAGTCGACAACCTCCGGCTCCGGCTCCGCCTTCGTCATCTCGGCCGGGGCCGGGGCCGGGGCTGGGGAAGCGTCGGGGGTGGTGGGGGCAGCGGTGGGCTGCGAAGCCGGACGGGGGGTCGCCGGCTTCTTGCGGGCGGGGGTCCTCTTGCGGGCGGTTCGTGTGGCGGCCACGCCGCCTCCTTCCGGGTCGAGTGCCGCCCCTGGGTGGGGGCGGCTGTTCAGGTGGTGCGGTCAGTCGCGCTGGGCGGGCAGCTCCGCCCGCCGGTTGGCGGTCGCGTGCTGCTGGGTGAGCCAGGCGATGGCGGCCGCGGTCATGTCGTCGGCCGCGCCGTTCGGGTTCAGCGGGGCGGTGTCGATGTCGCGCATCGCGTCGACGGCCGGCAGCAGCCGCATGTACTCCGCGCCGGCGCAGTGGACGAAGCGGTCGGAGGCCAGGGCGATCAGGTCGTACTTGCCGTCCAACCAGGCCCGCTCGACCTTGCACACGAAGGTGTGGCCGGCCTGCCCGGTCCAGAACATCTCCGGGTCGCGGAACAGGACGAACTGGCCCCGCTGGAACTTGATCGTGGGGGTGGTGCTCTGGGCGCTGTTGCGCATGGTGACTCCTGGCGGGTGGGCGGTCCGGACTGTCCGGCTCCCCGTCACCGCCCGACCCGGCCAACGGAGTTCGGCGGGCGGGTTGGGCGAATCAGGCAGCCGTCAGGCCGTGACCGTGGCGAGGGGGCGGTGCGGGGCGATGATCTGGCCGTCGGGCAGGAGCTCGCCGGTGTCCTCGAACACCAGAACGGCGTTGCAGAGGAGCGCCCAGCCCTGTTCGGGGTGCGACGCGACCGGGAGGGCGGCTTCCCGGTCGGGGCTGTCGGCGGTCGGGCACGTCGGCCGATGCGTGCACAGGGACTCCGGCATCCGCCGGGCCTTCTCGTTGGTGGTCGCGGTGTCGAGCTTGGTGCTGTGCTGCATGAGCTCTCCTGGCGAGGGTGGGCCCGAGACTCTCCCGGACCGAGGGTGTGTGAAAGGGCGGCGTCCCTGGAGGCGGGCGGCCGGTACGCGGCGCGCCAGGGCTGCGGTCGAGAACCTGGCGGCCGGGCCCGCCAGGCGGGACACCGGGTGATCAGCTTTTGCCGCGCCTGGTGAGGGGCGGGTGGATGTCGGTGACGCGGTGGCCGGCCTCCCAGGCAGCCGCCGCGGTGAGCACGGCGGCCGCCAGAAGCGCCTGGGTGAGGGGGTGGGCCAGGCCGCGCGCGGCGATGGCCCGTACCGCGTGGTGCTGGGCGGTACGGGCGGCCGGTATGTGCACGCGAGTCCCTACTTCTGCTCGGGCTGTGGCTGCGGCGGTGTCCCGCAGGTGCAGGGCTCGTGCCGGATCGACTGGTACGGCTGGCCGTCCGCGCCGATCGAGTTCACGGTGACCAGGGTCGGCGGGTGGCCGCAGCCACTCACCGGACCAGGCCCGTCGTACTCGGCGGCGGGGACGAGGCGGTGGCGTTCTGGCCGCAGCGGCAGGTCCAGTAGCCGCACAAGGCGCAGGCCTCGTCCGCCGCCGCGCGGACCGGCATGTTGAAACGCAGCAGCGGGGGGCGGATGTAGCCGGGGGCCATCTCGGCGAGGGTGCGCCGGGCTCGGCGGCCTTCGGGGATCCGGGCGTCGTCCCGCTCGGCCATCGTGAGCAGCAGGGTGCCGACCTGGTGGAGGGAGTCGGTCTCGTCCCGCTCGTATCCGCGGTCCTCTTCTTCGTGGCGGATGTCGTCGATCGTTCCGGCGCGGGGGGTCAGGGTGGCGGTCATGCCGCGACCTCCCAGCCGGTCCGGGCGCGGCGGGCGGTGCGCACCACGGCGAGCTGGGCGGCGAGTTCGGCGATCCGCTGGTTCTGCTGCCGCTGGAGTACGGCCTGGTGCGGCATGCCGCCGCTCCTGGCCGGAATCCTGCGGGCCTCGCTCCCCAGTTCCACGGCGAGGCCGGTCAGCTGTTTCCACTCCTGGTCGCTGGCCTCGTCGGCGGTGACCGCGGCGGTGAGGCGTTGGGCCTGGAGCTCGCGGAGGGCGACCAGCTCGTAGCCGGAGCGGCCACCGCGAACCAGGTCGTCGACCCGAGGGTTGCCGTCGCCGTCGCGCAGGGCCAACTCCTCGCAGGCCACCCGGACGGGGCAGCCGTGACAGAAGCGGATCGCCTCGGCGCGCTGCGCCTGCCAGGTGGCCGGCGGCTGACCATCGGCGCGGAAGAAGAGGTCGGGGTTGGTGTCGGCCTGAACGCACTTGGCGCCGGCGTCGATCGCGGCCTGGAGCACCGGGCGCCGCATCCGGCGGGCCTGAGTAGATGTCATCCTGTGCATGTGCGTCTTCCCTTTCCAGAGGGGGACTGCAGAGACGAACCCCCGGGGGCCTAAGCCCGGGGGTTCGTCGTGTTCTGACTGCTGTACGAGCAGCCACGGCCTCGGCCGCCCGCTCGTGATGCGGGTGGCCGAGGCCGTGGTCGATCGTCGCGGTGTGCGGGTCAGGCGGCCGACGTGGCCGCGACCTTCCGGGCGGCGTACTGCCTGCCCAGCTCGGCCTGCCGCCGGTCGTGGCGCTCCAAGTGCTCCGGCTCCTGCGGAAGCTGGGGGCCATCAGCGGGGCGCGCGCCGTCGGGGAGCTGCTTCCGGGCGGCGTCGGTCTCGCCGACCTGTACCTGGACCGCCTTCCAGTCGGCCATTCGGCCGGCCGGGGTGCGCTCGGCGCGGGCCCGCAGGGTCCGGTCGGTCGCCGGGCTGAATGCCTTGGGCAGCACCGTGGTGGCCTGGCGGCTGGCGGCCTCGGTAACGGCGTCGGCCAGAGCCTCGTGCCACTGGTCGGGGGTGATGTCGAACCAAATGCGCTGGCCGCTACCGGGGCAGCGGGGTGTGCGGCCCGGCTCGGCGCGGCGGTGGCGGGGCTGGCCACTGTGCGGTTCGGCCCGGTGGGCGATGACCATGCGGTCCCGGATGGGCCGCCAGGTGGTGCAGTCGGGGCAGACAATGGCGCGCTTTTCGCCGTCGCGCAGGTTGATGAGGTTGGGACGAACGCTGCTCGCCCGGAGCGGGGCCCGGCCGTTGTGCTTCATGGGTTCCTCCACAGGTGGTTGCGTTCTCTGCCCGCCAGGGCCTCACGAAAAGGCCGTGGCGGACAGGCAGCGCAACTGCTGTCAGGCTGCGCCCGCATCAAGCCGACCGGGGACCTCGTGGTTCGTCTCCCGGCACCCACCCTCTGGTGAGCGGCCACAAAACTCGATGCGGTGCTGCGCTATGCGGTTGTGGGCGGTGCTCCCGGCCACTTCCGGCCTGGGATGTGGAAGCGATGAAGCTGCTACCACGGGGTGTTCAGCGGGGGGAGGGGCTCTCACCGAGAGACCTTCTTAGCTGACATAGCTAACTTAGCTGATAGAGTGGGGGTGGTGTCAAGCGGTTCGTTAATGAAGCTAGGGAAGCTAGGGAAGCTACCTAAGTCGAGGGGGTCGTCTTACGATGTCGCTCATGAGTAACGAGGCCGTGCAGCCGTACCAACGGATCGCCCAGGACTACGGCGAGAAGATCCGCCAGGGACGACTCGCTGCCGGCATGAAGTTGCCCGGCATCCGGGAGCTCTCCGAGGAGTACGGCGTCGCGGCAGGAACGGTCCAACGAGCTCTTACCGAACTGCGCAGCGCGGGACTGATCTACTCCCACCAAGGGCGTGGCTCCTTCGTCAGCGACACCTCGGGTGAGGCCGACCAAGACCCGACCGCACTCGCCATCAAGGTGCTTCAGTCTCAGGTAGCGGAGCTCACGGCCCGTCTGGACAAGCTTGAGGGAAAACGCGATGGCTGACGCTGGCTCCCGCCTCTCACGCTGCATGTCCTTCGCTCCCTGGTCGCTTCCGGCTCCGCTACCAAAGTTGTAAGACCAGGCGTGGATTGCGTTCTAGGTCTGACATGTGTCCGGCAGATGGGACACAACAATCGGAGACATGAAGGGGTATCAGTGTGGGGCAGAAGCCGAACGTCTTAACCCCCGAGGCATCGCCCTTGCATCGCTTCGGCTATCAGATGCGAGACCTTCGGGAACGGCGCAACCACACCCTGCGCAGCCTGGCAGAGGCCACCTTCATCTCCTACTCCAAGCTCTGGAAATGGGAGAACGCACAACGGGCACCGAAACACCGCTCGGAGGTTGAGCAGCTCGACCGACTGCTCGACGGCCAAGGACTCCTGGTGGAGCTGTGGGCCCGCATCGGCAGGGATGCTTCCTCCCCGCGCGATGTGTCCGTTCCGGGGGTCCATGTGTCCGAATCGTCTCCGGACCTGGCCCTAGCCGCCTCTGGACAGGCAGGCTCGAACGATGACGACACGGACACGGTCGTCGTCCCCTGCCGCGTCCACGGAAGGATCCTCTTCGTGCCCGTGCCCCGCCGCGTTGTCCTGGCGTCTGGTCTCGCCGGACTCGCCACGACAGCACTTCCGGCCCCGACAGCGACCGCGGCCGCTACCGCCGACATGGTCTCGCCCATTGAGCACTTCTCGCAGCTCCGCCGCGTGATGATCCAGACCGACAACTTGATCGGTCCCCGGCACGTGCTGCCCGCGCTACAGCAGCACCTGGCCCGACTTACCAGCCGCCGCCGTACTTCTCGTGGCGCCGACGCTGCCGAGCTCCTCGCGCTCGAAACCCGCTACGAGGAACTAGCTGGGTGGCTGGCGCAAGACATTGGGGACGAGCGAACCGCCCACGGGCACACGGCGAAGGCCCTTGATGCATCCCACATCACCGGCGACACCGATCTCACCGCGTACATTCTCGGCCGCAAGGCCCAGCTCGCCGTGGACACGGGCCTTGCGGCTGACGCCCTCGGCCTTGCAGCCGCTGCCCGCCGCACCGCCCGCCCCGGCAGCCGCCTCGAAGTCATCGCAGTCATGCACCAAGCCCACGCACACGCCGTTCTAGGCGACGGTACCGAAGCCTTGACCTCATACGACACCGCGCTTGCTCTCCTCGGGCGCGCGGACACTGACGGAGTCTGGGGCTCCTGGCTCGACGAGGCATACGTCAGCACGGCCCGCGCTCGCTCCTTGGCCGCGCTCGGCGAGTACGAGCAGGCCGCAGCAGGTTTCGACACCGCCATCGCTGCCCTGCCAGCCACCTACCGGCGCGACCGCGGCGTCTACCTCGCCCGCGCAGCCCGCGCCCACGCCGGCGCTGGCAACCTCCCTCTCGCTGCTCAGATCGGCCTACAAGCCGTCGGAATCGCTGCTGAAACCGGCTCAGCCCGCATCGTGAGCCAGCTCGACCGGCTCGACCGAGTTCTTGCCGCCGCCGGCAGCAAAGAGGGCATCGCCGAATTCCGCGCCGCGCTCGACCAGATCGTCCTGCACCCCGCCTGACGTCACCCGGCCCTACTCATACTTGGAGAGTTCCGTGCCTCGCCCGTTCGTCCTGCTGTCCGCCGCCGTCTCTCTGGACGGCTACCTCGACACCCGGCCGGGCGAAGACCGGCTCCTGCTCTCCAACGCCGCCGACTTCGACCGCGTCGACTCCGTACGCGCCTCCGTCGACGCAATCCTCGTTGGCGCTGGCACCCTTCGAGCTGACAACCCCCGGCTCCTCGTCAACTCGCCGGAGCGAAGGGCAGCGCGAGTCTCCGCAGGTCTCCCTGAGTACCCGCTGAAGGTCACCATCACCAGAACAGGCGACCTTGACCCTGCCTGGAAGTTCTGGCACCACGGCGGCGAGAAACTAGTTCTCGCTGTTGGCCATGAAGCAGCAGGGAAGACCCGCGCCAATCTCGGGGACCTCGCTACCATCCAGGGCATCCCTACTGAAGCAACCTGGCAGACCGCACTCGACATCCTCGGCGATGTCTACGGAGTCCAGCAGCTCATGGTCGAAGGTGGCGGCACCATCCACACCCAGCTCCTCGAGGAAGCTCTCGCCGATGAGCTCCAGCTCGTCATCGCCCCGCTCCTCGTCGGCCAGTCTGATGCCGTACGGATGCTCGGTCCTGCCAACTACCTCGGTGGCCCCTCC
The sequence above is a segment of the Streptomyces sp. NBC_00513 genome. Coding sequences within it:
- a CDS encoding WhiB family transcriptional regulator encodes the protein MTSTQARRMRRPVLQAAIDAGAKCVQADTNPDLFFRADGQPPATWQAQRAEAIRFCHGCPVRVACEELALRDGDGNPRVDDLVRGGRSGYELVALRELQAQRLTAAVTADEASDQEWKQLTGLAVELGSEARRIPARSGGMPHQAVLQRQQNQRIAELAAQLAVVRTARRARTGWEVAA
- a CDS encoding chromosome segregation protein ParM; the encoded protein is MSTPRSVMLERLAYTLATPVLAVAPNIYPDSPVHQIVQLAGVAGIGGWFLAAKSNMPGTGRKILRWSPLVLAAAIDVTAGHTTGFGHYWMDGLLAAGWAAAGCLVMPFSRHARSRHRPALAAPAPQPAPEMVEEEAPQLVDDGADLLTRDARMMWEQAGSPARTHIVKATRHPGMQHDMTLLLRATEPGRPITGLSEAAVAAVFGVPAHDVVLLDVAVQPGRLGGPGWLEARITPDANQRRRTKPTPEERWTDRVGGPKGGAPGSELVHRTRDEVRGVTFYRARMADATTTPRIDLAKVCRGLKLPEDDSCVFVLIDGTEFLISAFDKPPLSAIFPATRELLTPDAKGMYVCGYTITGQPVKNMVFQHDKNAAAHGLILGVSRSGKTQFFAINMAAQSLNGQVVWLSTVRKDEKTTVLGRYIDRQGSHALWMARSLRAAKALCEIRAEMPWPHDGQPHDYKPGDPRCPYRQLNVYADEFMTAAQDATFGEFIQADGDDLTVTGLKYGIGFNPAGQSPFAHNGFSTEMKDNLRQNSRPTIFNMGSPGATRKAAEGTMENAYDVPTIPARYAQQEGSTIERAMKGEADPENGVSTGGVAIMVMDNGRAVLMRSLYADFDTDLADLFPHDVCRLTDHEISELTKRGLWFDWNEPVRPGEFWPEPKEGDDEGGSRRRGGGGGTGGGGKRGPKADSNRSEPQIASPRQALEAIRSLNNA
- a CDS encoding DUF5999 family protein, translating into MCTHRPTCPTADSPDREAALPVASHPEQGWALLCNAVLVFEDTGELLPDGQIIAPHRPLATVTA
- a CDS encoding ATP/GTP-binding protein; the protein is MMEQNGKLHAAMMKAKGDKAAARGKADADRTKSPSSGLGADKGRSKAGGGGGSPRSGSGSGGGGPRNSSGAGTGPGSKGPGSRGSNSGGSAGRSGSGAAGSGKGGMKGPDRPSGGRSPGSGHAGAGGGSKGSHSGSGGSGKGSGHKGDGGRAQHHTPASNARAERARGRADRAATRQTGRHERRSADHSAGLADRSKNRDQTRANRQQEWQNRQAKKAEREAARKAKREAAASPDSGRTTLGKAIGEEAQRRWDKRRADATADKPSTEKAPKDADDKAKSTDAKDGPDGASGDGKAAPAGDESKAGDEPSDGSRKRRRFRRRSGGSGRTGRRGRTRRTGRTGRAGRAGRAGRRGRRSSEGRFGPPPTPTAEWPDHPSRPPRPAEAATGDDIVDADIVPDLPDAPAAVTTGVKSLPPAPEPHTERPGTSRPTSTEGSSVSSAPVSRPSTQGNLSAQHRTDITFDEYLMEMAHTALKAASDGERAEALREALGKVADALAEMAADLAEDHNVSAAVTDLVADLAETAGEMKEQAQRCAEECGIAKVAARVAANEVARVYGEDMDAKEDAGLTSVSAAAHHD
- a CDS encoding winged helix-turn-helix domain-containing protein; translated protein: MSNEAVQPYQRIAQDYGEKIRQGRLAAGMKLPGIRELSEEYGVAAGTVQRALTELRSAGLIYSHQGRGSFVSDTSGEADQDPTALAIKVLQSQVAELTARLDKLEGKRDG
- a CDS encoding conjugal transfer protein TraB; translation: MSDLTSGGAGMAAAPADGDNRYKSVQSKLEKLGKAMDDAGLELESLRRSMKGNAAHTHDVAGDIENADLDAKFVVMTNLVSVALGGAAVEVKQLCDSAQETADRTWEAKRTHSRLYGALDDIRSNRPEKTPRPGFFNR